The proteins below are encoded in one region of Castor canadensis chromosome 6, mCasCan1.hap1v2, whole genome shotgun sequence:
- the Cdkn1b gene encoding cyclin-dependent kinase inhibitor 1B, translating into MSNVRVSNGSPSLERMDARQAEHPKPSACRNLFGPVNHEELTRDLEKHRRDMEEASQRKWNFDFQNHKPLEGKYEWQEVEKGSLPEFYYRPPRPPKGACKVPAQEGQDVSGSRQAVPLVGSQANSEDTHLVDQKTDPSASQTGLAEQCAGIRKRPATDESSTQNKRANRTEENVSDGSANAGSVVEQTPKKPGLRRRQT; encoded by the exons ATGTCAAACGTGCGAGTGTCTAACGGGAGCCCGAGCCTAGAGCGGATGGACGCCAGGCAGGCGGAGCACCCCAAGCCCTCCGCCTGCAGAAACCTCTTCGGCCCGGTGAATCACGAAGAGTTGACCCGGGACTTGGAGAAGCACCGCAGAGACATGGAAGAAGCAAGCCAGCGCAAGTGGAATTTCGATTTCCAGAATCACAAGCCTTTGGAGGGCAAATACGAGTGGCAGGAGGTGGAGAAGGGCAGCTTACCCGAGTTCTACTACAGACCCCCGCGGCCCCCCAAAGGCGCCTGCAAGGTGCCAGCGCAGGAGGGCCAGGATGTCAGCGGGAGCCGCCAGGCGGTGCCTTTAGTGGGGTCTCAGGCAAACTCAGAGGACACGCACTTGGTAGACCAAAAGACTGACCCGTCAGCCAGCCAGACGGGCTTGGCGGAGCAGTGCGCCGGGATAAGGAAGCGACCTGCCACCGACG AGTCTTCTACTCAAAACAAAAGAGCCAACAGGACAGAAGAAAATGTTTCAGACGGTTCCGCTAATGCCGGTTCTGTGGTGGAGCAGACACCCAAGAAGCCGGGTCTCCGCAGACGTCAAACGTAA